The following coding sequences lie in one Listeria ivanovii subsp. londoniensis genomic window:
- a CDS encoding DegV family protein, whose protein sequence is MNGKIAVVTDSTTYLPEEAKKQLRIHVVPLSVIIDGESYREGEDLSTADFYAMVKVSKNLPTSSQPAPGEFIQLFEKLKSQGFDTVITIHLSSGISGTFQNAATAGEGINGLNVIAYDSELSCMAQGMLVLKAAEMALKDESAENIIKELDKIKHAQDAYFMVDDLNNLQRGGRLNGAQALVGSLLQIKPILHFNDKQIVLFEKVRTQKKALKRIEDILELAIQNKFAEKAYVIHGNDFEKGEAWRKHLETKFPEVEFELSYFGPVIGTHLGEGALGLTWSIK, encoded by the coding sequence ATGAACGGAAAAATAGCAGTGGTGACGGACAGCACAACTTATTTGCCAGAGGAAGCGAAGAAACAACTAAGAATTCATGTCGTACCACTTTCTGTAATAATTGATGGAGAATCTTATCGTGAGGGTGAAGACTTATCGACAGCAGATTTTTATGCCATGGTAAAAGTCTCTAAGAATCTTCCTACTTCTTCTCAACCAGCTCCAGGAGAGTTCATTCAATTGTTTGAAAAGTTGAAATCACAGGGCTTTGACACGGTGATTACGATTCATTTATCTAGTGGTATTAGCGGGACATTCCAAAATGCAGCAACAGCAGGAGAAGGAATCAATGGTTTAAATGTAATTGCTTATGATTCTGAATTATCTTGTATGGCTCAAGGGATGCTCGTACTCAAAGCCGCTGAAATGGCACTTAAAGATGAATCTGCCGAGAATATTATTAAAGAATTGGATAAAATAAAACATGCGCAAGATGCTTACTTTATGGTGGACGATTTGAATAATTTACAACGTGGTGGTCGCCTAAATGGGGCTCAAGCACTTGTGGGGAGCTTGCTTCAAATTAAACCAATTCTTCATTTCAATGATAAGCAAATTGTTCTGTTTGAAAAAGTAAGGACACAAAAGAAAGCTCTTAAGCGAATAGAAGATATTCTTGAATTAGCTATTCAAAATAAATTTGCGGAAAAAGCTTATGTTATTCACGGGAATGATTTTGAAAAAGGTGAAGCGTGGCGAAAACATTTAGAAACTAAATTTCCCGAAGTAGAATTTGAATTAAGTTATTTTGGGCCTGTAATCGGAACTCACCTTGGCGAAGGGGCTCTTGGATTAACATGGTCAATTAAATAA
- the degU gene encoding two-component system response regulator DegU: MALKIMIVDDHQLFREGIKRILELEDSFEVVAEAENGKNIVAKVREYKPDIVLMDINMPTVNGLDATEMLVRQFPSIKVIILTIHDTDEYVTEALRSGAVGYLLKEMDAHELVEAVKIVDNGGAYIHPRVAIKLIREYRHLASTNTAQGVYGYQQPEVKMPLHILTHRECEVLQLLTDGKSNRGIGETLFISEKTVKNHVSSILQKMKVNDRTQAVVTAIKHGWVYIR; this comes from the coding sequence ATGGCACTCAAAATCATGATTGTAGACGATCATCAGTTGTTTCGCGAAGGTATCAAACGGATTTTAGAATTGGAAGATTCTTTTGAGGTTGTAGCGGAAGCTGAAAATGGTAAAAATATCGTAGCAAAAGTTCGCGAATATAAACCAGATATTGTTTTAATGGATATTAATATGCCAACTGTTAATGGTTTAGATGCGACAGAAATGTTAGTGCGCCAGTTTCCAAGTATCAAAGTAATCATTTTAACTATTCACGATACAGATGAATATGTGACGGAAGCACTTAGATCTGGAGCAGTAGGGTATTTATTAAAAGAAATGGACGCTCATGAACTTGTAGAAGCAGTTAAAATAGTAGATAATGGTGGGGCATATATTCATCCGCGTGTAGCAATTAAATTAATTCGCGAATATCGTCATTTAGCAAGCACTAATACGGCGCAAGGTGTTTATGGTTATCAACAACCAGAAGTTAAAATGCCATTACACATATTGACACATAGAGAGTGCGAAGTGTTGCAACTTCTTACAGATGGAAAGAGTAATCGTGGAATTGGAGAAACACTTTTCATTAGTGAGAAAACAGTTAAAAATCATGTGAGCAGTATTTTACAAAAAATGAAAGTGAACGATAGAACTCAAGCTGTGGTAACGGCAATTAAGCATGGGTGGGTATATATTCGCTAA
- a CDS encoding YigZ family protein: MLDQYLTIHRNGTHEIIIEKSRFICHLMRVATEPEAQTFIQQIKKEHRDASHNCSAYIIGENDQFQKAQDDGEPSGTAGVPMLEVLKKKGLKNIAVVVTRYFGGTKLGAGGLVRAYGSAVSEAIQTIGIVECKLATILECTFAYPLLEKIENALEQRNYQINQKEFTEKVVLHIFVNNDDLTSFSNWITEIANGHIEIQEGLQKYREKDVN; encoded by the coding sequence ATGTTGGATCAATATTTAACCATTCACCGCAATGGAACACATGAAATAATCATCGAAAAATCTCGCTTTATCTGTCACTTGATGCGAGTTGCAACCGAACCTGAAGCACAAACATTTATCCAGCAAATAAAAAAAGAACATCGAGATGCGTCACACAATTGTTCTGCATATATAATAGGAGAAAATGACCAATTTCAAAAAGCACAGGATGATGGTGAGCCAAGTGGAACTGCTGGTGTGCCAATGCTAGAAGTTTTAAAAAAGAAAGGTTTAAAAAATATTGCCGTTGTCGTTACTCGATATTTTGGCGGTACTAAACTAGGCGCAGGAGGACTTGTCCGAGCTTATGGAAGTGCAGTCAGTGAAGCCATTCAAACCATTGGCATAGTTGAATGTAAGTTAGCTACTATTCTTGAGTGCACATTCGCATACCCTCTTCTTGAAAAAATCGAGAATGCACTTGAACAAAGAAACTATCAAATCAACCAAAAAGAATTCACAGAAAAAGTAGTACTTCACATTTTTGTCAATAATGATGATTTAACTAGCTTCAGCAATTGGATTACAGAAATCGCCAACGGTCACATTGAAATCCAAGAAGGTCTACAAAAATATAGAGAAAAGGATGTCAATTAG
- a CDS encoding GNAT family N-acetyltransferase → MSTNIFFQLPTTVSTERTILRKTTLADAANLFDIWSDNEVAKFMNIEKFSTILQAEEMIQAIENEPTACRYTIFDTINPLQAIGSIGINDINKTTELVEIGYELAQKNWRQGLMFEVLNAFLTTIKPFLPYKIITAKVLPENIASIKLLKKMSFELISTGQELDLHTGKICEISNYRLALG, encoded by the coding sequence ATGTCCACAAACATATTTTTTCAATTACCTACTACCGTCTCCACAGAAAGAACCATCCTAAGAAAAACAACTTTAGCAGATGCTGCGAATTTATTTGATATTTGGTCAGATAATGAAGTAGCTAAATTTATGAATATCGAAAAATTTTCGACCATTTTACAAGCTGAAGAAATGATTCAAGCAATTGAAAACGAACCAACTGCGTGCAGATACACTATTTTTGACACGATAAATCCACTTCAAGCAATTGGCTCAATCGGAATTAATGATATTAATAAAACTACTGAACTGGTTGAAATTGGCTATGAACTCGCTCAAAAAAATTGGCGTCAAGGATTGATGTTTGAAGTTTTAAATGCGTTTTTAACTACTATAAAGCCGTTTTTACCTTATAAAATCATCACTGCAAAAGTTCTTCCTGAAAACATCGCTTCTATAAAATTACTAAAAAAAATGAGTTTTGAACTTATTTCCACAGGTCAAGAATTAGATTTACATACCGGAAAAATTTGTGAAATTAGTAATTATCGCTTAGCGCTGGGATAG